Proteins from a genomic interval of Chryseobacterium indologenes:
- a CDS encoding GNAT family N-acetyltransferase, whose amino-acid sequence MNSEIKLRKAEIEDRDIIWGILQQSIERRKQDGSTQWQNGYPNLGTVESDIAKGFGYVLTVDGEIGVYAALILNDEPAYSKIEGAWLSNGEFVVVHRVAVEGKFAGQGMVKKLFDYIEDFTKSHGIQSVKVDTNHDNIAMLKILEGKGYSYCGEVLLRDGMRKAFEKIII is encoded by the coding sequence ATGAATTCAGAAATTAAACTAAGAAAAGCGGAAATTGAGGACAGAGATATTATTTGGGGAATTCTTCAGCAGTCTATCGAAAGAAGAAAACAGGATGGGAGCACGCAATGGCAGAACGGATATCCGAACCTTGGAACTGTAGAAAGTGATATTGCCAAAGGATTTGGCTATGTACTTACTGTAGATGGAGAAATTGGCGTATATGCTGCTTTAATTTTAAACGATGAACCTGCCTATAGTAAGATAGAAGGAGCATGGTTAAGTAATGGGGAGTTCGTTGTGGTTCACAGAGTTGCAGTAGAGGGAAAATTTGCAGGACAGGGAATGGTAAAAAAATTATTTGATTATATTGAAGATTTTACAAAATCTCACGGAATTCAAAGTGTAAAAGTAGATACCAATCACGACAATATTGCCATGCTGAAAATTCTTGAAGGAAAAGGATATTCCTATTGTGGAGAAGTCCTTTTGAGGGACGGAATGAGGAAAGCTTTTGAAAAGATTATAATTTAA
- a CDS encoding transcriptional regulator: MHQSIEVDDKIFQDAVKFYGTVFSLPPLASKIYSYLLFDYEKVGITFDEFVEVLAASKSSVSTSISLLLKAQLIVDHNKMDERKRYFFINDEYKKIRFEKIVQKMKDELKLLDDLNNFKKNNDDGYNERIDNYKALLNKNIQNIQESLNKL, translated from the coding sequence ATGCACCAAAGTATAGAAGTTGATGATAAAATTTTTCAGGATGCCGTAAAATTCTATGGCACGGTGTTTAGCCTACCTCCTTTAGCTTCAAAGATCTATTCCTACCTTCTTTTTGACTATGAGAAAGTAGGAATTACTTTTGACGAATTTGTTGAAGTGCTCGCCGCGAGCAAAAGTTCTGTTTCTACAAGCATTTCGTTACTGTTAAAGGCCCAGCTTATTGTGGATCACAACAAGATGGATGAACGGAAGCGCTATTTTTTTATCAATGACGAATACAAGAAGATCCGATTCGAAAAAATTGTCCAGAAGATGAAGGACGAGTTAAAACTATTAGATGATTTAAACAATTTTAAAAAAAATAACGACGATGGATACAATGAAAGAATAGATAATTACAAAGCACTCTTAAATAAAAACATACAAAATATTCAGGAATCTCTTAATAAACTATAA
- a CDS encoding SPFH domain-containing protein has translation MEKTLKPMSGYLTLVICLALFAASVYFFISGVDQSIAYVVIAMLCFLLSCFFLKGLMIIQPNHSRVLNFFGKYVGSVKENGLFFINPLYSSQKISLRSENLQGQTLKVNDKMGNPIEIAVVIVWKVGDTYKAAFDVERYSDFVKMQSEAAVRHLAMSFPYDNLEDDHAPITLREGGDKINSILEQELTDRLSKAGIVIQEARISHLAYASEIAGAMLQRQQATAIVAARTKIVEGAVGMVDLALKKLSEDNIVELDDERKAAMVSNLMVVLCGEKAATPILNAGTLYN, from the coding sequence ATGGAAAAAACATTAAAACCCATGTCAGGCTATCTTACCTTAGTAATCTGCCTGGCTTTATTTGCAGCTTCGGTTTACTTTTTTATTTCCGGAGTAGATCAGAGTATTGCTTACGTCGTTATAGCAATGTTGTGTTTCTTATTATCATGCTTTTTCTTAAAAGGTCTGATGATCATTCAGCCTAACCATTCAAGAGTATTAAACTTCTTTGGAAAATATGTAGGTTCGGTAAAGGAAAACGGGCTGTTTTTTATCAATCCTTTATATTCTTCACAGAAGATCTCGTTACGTTCAGAAAACCTGCAGGGACAAACATTGAAGGTGAATGATAAAATGGGAAACCCTATTGAGATTGCGGTAGTCATTGTTTGGAAAGTGGGTGATACCTACAAAGCAGCCTTTGATGTTGAGCGCTATTCGGATTTTGTAAAAATGCAAAGTGAAGCGGCAGTAAGACACCTGGCCATGAGTTTTCCGTATGACAATTTAGAAGATGATCATGCTCCCATTACTTTGAGAGAAGGCGGAGATAAGATCAATTCTATTTTGGAACAGGAGCTTACAGACCGTCTTTCAAAAGCAGGAATTGTTATTCAGGAAGCAAGAATTTCACACTTGGCTTATGCCTCTGAAATTGCCGGGGCTATGCTTCAAAGACAGCAGGCAACGGCCATTGTAGCAGCCAGAACAAAGATTGTGGAAGGTGCTGTGGGAATGGTGGATCTGGCTTTGAAAAAATTGTCAGAAGATAATATCGTAGAGCTTGATGACGAAAGAAAAGCCGCGATGGTAAGCAATTTAATGGTTGTTCTTTGTGGTGAAAAAGCAGCCACTCCTATATTAAATGCAGGTACTTTGTACAATTAA
- a CDS encoding Arc family DNA binding domain-containing protein: MKSEKAQNSSENKGKKSFVIRIDESTYKLLEKWANDEFRSVNGQIEYLLHQSLVNSGRKKNE, from the coding sequence ATGAAATCAGAAAAAGCTCAGAATAGTTCGGAAAACAAAGGCAAAAAATCTTTTGTGATCAGAATAGATGAGTCTACTTACAAACTCCTTGAAAAATGGGCTAACGATGAATTCAGGAGTGTGAACGGGCAGATTGAATATTTGCTGCATCAGAGTCTGGTCAATTCAGGGAGAAAGAAAAACGAATAA
- a CDS encoding DUF2007 domain-containing protein, translated as MERSTRVSVFESDKPSEIQLVKSKLDDAQITNSVENSYLTFTTTPTATSLKLMVDLDDEKKAFEIIDAYLQQNEN; from the coding sequence ATGGAAAGAAGCACGAGAGTATCAGTTTTTGAAAGTGATAAACCTTCAGAGATTCAGTTGGTTAAATCTAAATTGGATGATGCACAAATTACAAACTCAGTTGAAAATAGTTATCTTACATTCACCACGACGCCAACGGCTACTTCGCTGAAGCTCATGGTAGATCTTGATGATGAGAAGAAAGCATTTGAGATTATCGATGCCTATCTTCAACAAAATGAAAATTAA
- a CDS encoding L-lysine 6-transaminase, giving the protein MEQTLDIKANKVKETVGRHVLADGFDFVMDIEKSHGSWLYDKQTDREYLDMFSMFASASVGYNHPYLVERSEWLGKMAVNKPTLADVYSEEYAHFLEVFERVVIPEELQYAFFIEGGTLGVENAMKACFDWKTRKNFEKGLQTEAGICIHFKQAFHGRSGYTLSLTNTSDPRKYQYFPMFNWPRILNPKLKFPITEDNLEETIKNENLALIQIEEAILMNPDKVACIIIEPIQAEGGDNHFRDEFLLGLRRICDDNEILLIFDEVQTGIGITGKMWAFQHFTAKPDIISFGKKAQVCGVLANKEKFDQIPNNVFRESSRINSTFGGNFIDMLRFQLVMEVIEKENLVENARVVGDFLLENLKALAEKYPEKISNARGRGLMCAVDLPSAAQRNHLMNELFNDGLIILPCGDQSLRFRPHLNVTKEEIQLALDKIENNINKI; this is encoded by the coding sequence ATGGAACAGACATTAGATATAAAAGCAAATAAAGTAAAAGAAACAGTAGGAAGACACGTGCTGGCTGACGGCTTCGATTTTGTGATGGATATTGAAAAATCACACGGATCATGGCTTTACGACAAACAGACAGACAGAGAATATCTGGATATGTTCTCCATGTTTGCTTCAGCTTCCGTTGGATACAATCACCCTTATCTTGTAGAAAGATCAGAATGGTTGGGAAAAATGGCAGTCAATAAACCGACCTTAGCTGACGTATACTCAGAAGAATATGCGCACTTTTTGGAAGTATTCGAAAGAGTGGTTATTCCTGAAGAATTACAATATGCTTTCTTTATCGAAGGCGGAACTCTGGGAGTGGAGAATGCTATGAAAGCATGCTTCGACTGGAAGACCCGCAAAAATTTTGAAAAAGGACTTCAGACGGAAGCTGGAATCTGTATTCATTTCAAACAGGCTTTCCATGGAAGAAGTGGCTATACATTAAGCTTAACCAATACTTCTGACCCAAGAAAGTACCAATATTTTCCTATGTTCAACTGGCCAAGAATCTTAAATCCCAAATTGAAATTCCCTATTACGGAAGATAATCTGGAAGAAACGATCAAAAATGAAAACCTGGCCCTGATACAGATTGAAGAAGCTATTCTGATGAACCCTGATAAAGTGGCTTGTATCATCATTGAACCTATCCAGGCAGAAGGAGGAGACAACCATTTCAGAGACGAATTCCTATTGGGATTAAGAAGGATCTGTGATGACAACGAAATCTTACTTATTTTCGACGAAGTTCAGACCGGTATCGGTATCACAGGAAAGATGTGGGCATTCCAGCACTTTACTGCAAAACCGGACATCATTTCCTTCGGTAAAAAGGCACAGGTTTGTGGTGTATTGGCTAACAAAGAAAAATTTGACCAGATTCCCAATAATGTTTTCAGAGAAAGCTCCAGGATCAATTCTACATTCGGAGGAAACTTTATCGATATGCTTCGTTTCCAGCTGGTAATGGAAGTGATTGAAAAAGAAAACCTTGTGGAGAATGCCCGGGTAGTAGGTGACTTTCTTTTGGAAAACCTGAAAGCTCTTGCTGAAAAATATCCTGAAAAAATTTCTAATGCCAGAGGAAGAGGATTGATGTGTGCTGTAGATTTACCATCCGCTGCACAAAGAAACCATTTGATGAATGAATTATTCAATGATGGATTAATCATTTTACCTTGTGGTGATCAGTCCTTACGCTTCAGACCACATCTGAATGTAACCAAAGAGGAAATCCAGTTGGCATTGGATAAAATTGAAAATAACATTAATAAAATTTAA
- a CDS encoding T9SS type A sorting domain-containing protein, translated as MKKTLITLTAILGQLYSSQCFKEFSPSKIGRYTAGIKSDGTLWTWGENSDGGLGNNTPNSSYFPKQISSDTWKSFSLGRYHTLAIKSDGTLWAWGLNNYGQVGDGTNTKKLAPVQIGTGTNWIFVMASEYSSFAINENGELWAWGNNANYTLGLGDGADRKVPNRLGTDTDWKKLSGGGSHVIALKNNGSIWGWGSNSAGQVGTGNTFVKIPKQIGTDTNWRDISVGYISSYGIKNDNTIWAWGDNYGGQIGNGGWGAQIYAPIQVGTDNNWKSVKAGSYQVVALKYDNTLWGWGSNGLSQLGGYHGTPSYKTPVRIGLDSDWKNIYPGYAATYAEKNDNTMWVTGDQCCGEFGSNFSSGKHYPLAIVSGYCADSVLGTADLPKKENAISFYPNPVRDVLTISLDSTIEKVEVFEMSGKKIRDYIDVNNFHLKVNFSEILPGTYMVKIKTRNEEKTVKIIKE; from the coding sequence TTGAAAAAAACACTAATAACCTTAACTGCCATTCTTGGGCAGTTATATTCATCACAATGCTTTAAAGAATTTAGTCCTTCAAAAATAGGTAGATACACAGCAGGTATAAAATCTGATGGTACACTTTGGACATGGGGAGAAAACAGTGATGGAGGACTGGGAAATAATACACCAAATTCATCTTATTTCCCGAAACAGATTTCTTCAGATACCTGGAAGAGTTTCTCTCTGGGAAGATATCATACATTAGCCATTAAATCTGACGGTACACTCTGGGCTTGGGGATTAAATAATTACGGACAGGTTGGTGACGGAACAAATACAAAGAAGCTTGCTCCTGTACAAATTGGAACAGGCACTAACTGGATTTTTGTAATGGCCAGTGAATACTCTTCTTTTGCTATTAATGAAAACGGTGAGCTTTGGGCCTGGGGAAATAATGCCAATTATACTTTGGGATTAGGTGATGGTGCAGACAGAAAAGTTCCTAACAGATTAGGTACAGATACAGATTGGAAGAAACTTTCAGGAGGCGGAAGTCATGTAATTGCACTTAAAAACAATGGAAGTATCTGGGGTTGGGGATCCAATTCAGCAGGGCAGGTAGGTACTGGGAACACGTTTGTGAAAATTCCAAAGCAGATTGGTACAGACACCAACTGGAGAGACATATCGGTAGGATATATAAGTTCTTATGGTATAAAAAACGATAACACCATTTGGGCATGGGGTGATAATTATGGCGGACAAATAGGAAATGGCGGATGGGGCGCTCAGATATATGCCCCTATTCAGGTAGGAACCGACAATAATTGGAAATCTGTAAAAGCGGGCTCCTATCAGGTGGTAGCTTTGAAATATGACAACACCTTATGGGGATGGGGTTCAAACGGATTGTCACAATTAGGTGGGTACCACGGAACTCCCAGTTATAAAACTCCGGTGAGGATTGGTCTGGATTCTGACTGGAAAAATATTTATCCGGGATATGCTGCGACCTACGCTGAAAAAAATGATAATACCATGTGGGTAACAGGAGATCAGTGTTGCGGAGAGTTTGGAAGTAACTTCTCAAGCGGTAAGCATTATCCTCTGGCAATCGTTTCCGGCTACTGTGCAGACTCTGTACTTGGCACAGCAGATTTGCCTAAGAAAGAGAATGCAATAAGCTTTTATCCCAATCCTGTAAGAGATGTACTTACCATTTCTTTAGATTCAACCATTGAAAAAGTCGAAGTATTTGAAATGAGCGGTAAAAAGATTAGAGATTATATTGATGTGAATAATTTCCATTTAAAAGTTAATTTTTCGGAAATACTTCCTGGTACTTATATGGTGAAAATTAAAACCAGAAATGAAGAGAAGACGGTAAAAATCATCAAAGAATAG
- a CDS encoding aldehyde dehydrogenase family protein, protein MSKKVKDFGIETSLKNLGIKAENKGTSTGGKYFASGKTIESISPVDGKLIAKVKTSGESDYDKVIETAQKAFQEFRLIPAPKRGEIVRQLGLKLREYKDDLGKLVSYEMGKSLQEGLGEVQEMIDICDFAVGLSRQLQGYTMHSERPGHRMYEQYHPLGVVGIITAFNFPVAVWSWNTALAWICGNVTIWKPSEKTPLCAIACQNIMNEVLKENNLSEGISSVLVADHEIGQKLVDDKRVALVSFTGSTRVGRMVSSKVAERFGKSILELGGNNAIIITKEADIDMSIIGAVFGAVGTAGQRCTSTRRLIIHESVYNEVKTRLAKAYGQLKIGNPLDEKNHVGPLIDTDAVNQYEEAIKKCKKEGGKFVVEGGVLSGKDYESGCYVKPCVAEVKNSYEIVQHETFAPILYLIKYKTLEEAIAIQNDVPQGLSSAIMTQNLREAELFLSHAGSDCGIANVNIGTSGAEIGGAFGGEKETGGGRESGSDAWKYYMRRQTNTINYTAQLPLAQGIKFDL, encoded by the coding sequence ATGTCAAAAAAAGTAAAGGATTTCGGAATCGAAACATCACTCAAGAACCTAGGGATTAAAGCTGAAAACAAAGGGACTTCCACAGGCGGAAAATATTTCGCTTCTGGAAAGACTATTGAAAGCATTTCTCCCGTAGATGGGAAATTGATTGCTAAAGTAAAGACTTCCGGAGAAAGTGATTATGACAAAGTAATTGAAACGGCCCAAAAGGCATTTCAGGAATTCAGGTTGATCCCGGCTCCCAAAAGAGGAGAGATCGTAAGACAACTGGGTCTAAAATTAAGAGAATATAAAGATGATCTGGGTAAACTTGTTTCATACGAAATGGGTAAATCATTGCAGGAAGGACTAGGAGAAGTACAGGAAATGATCGATATCTGTGACTTTGCAGTAGGACTTTCCAGACAGCTTCAGGGATACACGATGCATTCCGAAAGACCTGGTCACAGAATGTATGAGCAATACCATCCGCTTGGGGTCGTAGGAATCATTACCGCTTTCAACTTCCCGGTTGCCGTATGGTCCTGGAATACAGCATTAGCATGGATCTGTGGTAACGTTACCATCTGGAAACCATCAGAAAAAACTCCGCTTTGTGCCATTGCATGTCAGAATATTATGAATGAAGTTTTAAAAGAAAACAATCTTTCGGAAGGAATTTCAAGCGTATTGGTAGCAGATCACGAAATCGGACAAAAACTGGTTGATGATAAGAGAGTGGCATTAGTATCCTTCACAGGTTCTACCAGAGTAGGAAGAATGGTGTCTTCTAAAGTGGCAGAAAGATTCGGAAAATCAATCCTTGAATTAGGAGGAAATAACGCGATTATCATTACCAAAGAAGCTGACATCGATATGTCGATCATCGGAGCTGTTTTCGGAGCGGTAGGAACTGCCGGGCAGAGATGTACATCCACAAGAAGGCTGATCATCCATGAAAGTGTGTACAATGAAGTGAAAACCAGATTAGCAAAAGCATACGGTCAGCTGAAAATCGGAAATCCACTGGATGAAAAGAACCATGTAGGACCATTGATCGATACTGACGCTGTGAATCAATACGAAGAAGCGATCAAAAAATGTAAAAAAGAAGGTGGGAAATTCGTTGTTGAAGGAGGTGTTTTAAGCGGAAAAGATTACGAGTCCGGCTGCTATGTGAAACCATGTGTAGCGGAAGTGAAAAACTCTTATGAAATCGTACAACACGAAACTTTTGCGCCGATCTTATACTTGATTAAATACAAAACACTGGAAGAGGCTATTGCTATTCAGAACGATGTGCCTCAAGGATTATCTTCAGCAATTATGACCCAAAACCTTAGAGAAGCAGAATTATTCCTTTCTCATGCAGGTTCAGATTGTGGTATTGCCAACGTAAATATCGGTACTTCGGGTGCAGAGATCGGTGGTGCTTTCGGTGGTGAAAAAGAAACCGGAGGCGGAAGAGAATCCGGATCCGATGCATGGAAGTATTATATGAGAAGACAAACTAATACTATAAATTATACTGCCCAACTTCCTTTGGCACAAGGTATTAAATTTGACTTATAA